In the bacterium genome, one interval contains:
- a CDS encoding endonuclease III domain-containing protein encodes MSQSDLLYQIYTRLQEEYGPQSWWPADTPFEVMLGAILTQNTSWTNVEKAMANLREVCELTPEGILSLTPDRLEEAIRSTGYFRQKSARLRSFCQFLMDRYPGDLSCMRECDTGELRAELLSLNGIGPETADSILLYALQGPVFVVDAYTIRLFSRLGLCTEKAKYHEVQSLFMDNIEHDVQMFNEYHALIVLHCKLMCKTKVPLCIECSLRDFCRYGSMGVWE; translated from the coding sequence ATGAGCCAATCTGATCTCCTTTACCAGATATACACTCGTCTCCAGGAAGAGTACGGCCCCCAATCGTGGTGGCCTGCCGACACCCCTTTCGAGGTCATGCTGGGGGCGATCCTGACTCAGAACACCTCCTGGACAAACGTTGAAAAGGCCATGGCAAATCTCAGAGAGGTCTGCGAGTTGACGCCGGAAGGCATCCTCTCCCTTACTCCGGATCGTCTGGAGGAAGCCATACGGTCTACCGGCTATTTCCGTCAGAAGTCCGCCAGGCTGAGGAGTTTTTGCCAATTTCTGATGGACCGGTATCCGGGTGACCTGTCCTGTATGAGAGAATGCGATACCGGTGAACTGAGGGCAGAGCTTCTCTCCCTGAACGGTATCGGGCCGGAAACCGCTGATTCCATTCTCCTCTACGCCCTCCAGGGCCCTGTTTTCGTCGTAGATGCCTATACGATACGGCTTTTCTCACGGCTGGGTTTATGTACCGAAAAGGCAAAGTACCACGAAGTTCAGAGCCTTTTCATGGACAACATTGAACACGATGTCCAGATGTTCAACGAGTACCACGCTTTAATTGTTTTGCACTGTAAACTCATGTGCAAAACAAAAGTCCCACTCTGCATTGAGTGTTCGTTGCGGGACTTTTGCAGGTATGGGAGTATGGGTGTGTGGGAGTAA
- a CDS encoding ATP-binding cassette domain-containing protein: MTTVLTASDLTKRFGSFTAVDGISFNVGKGECFGFLGPNGAGKTTTMRMITNHLPVTEGSLSVLGMQVMANARKVKARIGVVPQENNLDADLKVLENLLIYSRYHGIPYKEARSRAMELLAFVQLADHAHSPIEQLSGGMQRRLLIARGLINEPELLILDEPTTGLDPQARHVIWHKLRQLQSQGVTLIITTHYMDEAQQLCDKLVIMDHGRILIEGSPSDLITKYAGSEVVEIRLRDDEDRESCLDAIGGVIPEGTEVECSADTLYLYSTDATKVLTGLALESNRTILHRRATLEDVFLRLTGRDLRE, translated from the coding sequence ATGACTACAGTTCTTACCGCATCAGATTTAACAAAGCGCTTCGGTTCCTTCACCGCAGTTGACGGTATTTCCTTTAATGTGGGCAAAGGCGAGTGCTTCGGGTTCCTGGGCCCCAACGGCGCCGGTAAGACCACCACCATGAGGATGATCACCAACCATCTGCCGGTTACGGAAGGGTCCCTGTCTGTGCTGGGCATGCAGGTTATGGCCAACGCGAGGAAGGTCAAAGCACGTATCGGGGTGGTGCCCCAGGAGAACAATCTGGACGCAGACCTTAAGGTGCTCGAGAACCTTCTCATCTACTCCCGCTACCACGGCATACCTTACAAAGAAGCCCGGAGCAGGGCCATGGAGCTGCTGGCTTTCGTCCAGTTGGCCGATCATGCTCACAGTCCCATCGAACAGCTTTCGGGGGGCATGCAGCGCCGACTCCTCATCGCCCGCGGTCTTATCAACGAACCGGAGCTGCTCATTCTGGACGAACCCACCACTGGTCTGGATCCCCAGGCCCGCCACGTCATCTGGCACAAGCTGCGCCAGCTACAGTCCCAGGGGGTCACCCTCATTATCACTACCCATTACATGGACGAGGCCCAGCAGCTCTGTGACAAACTGGTGATAATGGACCATGGCCGGATCCTCATTGAAGGGTCGCCTTCAGATCTCATCACCAAATACGCTGGCAGCGAGGTGGTAGAGATCCGTCTGCGGGACGATGAGGACAGGGAAAGCTGCCTGGACGCCATCGGCGGGGTGATCCCCGAGGGTACCGAGGTGGAATGCTCGGCGGACACCTTGTATCTCTATTCGACGGATGCCACAAAGGTTCTCACCGGGCTCGCCCTGGAATCGAACCGGACCATCCTCCACCGACGCGCCACCCTTGAGGATGTCTTTTTGCGTCTGACAGGAAGGGACCTGAGAGAGTGA
- a CDS encoding 4-oxalocrotonate tautomerase family protein, with protein sequence MPFVNIKITKDGATAEQKAALIKGATDLLVKVLNKDPATTVVVIDEVDTDNWGIGGESVSNRRNP encoded by the coding sequence ATGCCCTTTGTTAACATCAAGATCACCAAAGACGGCGCCACCGCCGAACAAAAGGCCGCCCTAATAAAAGGTGCCACGGATCTCCTTGTAAAGGTCCTGAACAAGGACCCTGCCACCACGGTGGTGGTCATCGACGAAGTGGACACCGACAACTGGGGCATCGGTGGGGAGAGCGTTAGTAACAGGCGAAATCCGTAA
- a CDS encoding 50S ribosomal protein L11 methyltransferase, producing the protein MDQRIWTQVTVRVPPEREDPVSDFLTTLTGRGVCLRTESGLSVIDAFLEPGEREDHLLRIEKQLSDLVEMKLLPDDSRYEIEELPEEDWMAVFRSQHTTVRISDRLVIRPTWCTPTGDQEVVLDPGLAFGTGSHATTRMCLVLLNDCIGDQAPERMFDLGTGSGILAIAGAFLGVGDVLAVDIDSMAAVIACDNVQNNNADDRVRVAEGGIETAEGLYSIITANLSASLLKRLASNMAEHLEPGGILIISGLLEDESEEVMEAFTRCGLRVERIMNEKVWVAALLVSPIGNE; encoded by the coding sequence ATGGATCAGCGCATCTGGACACAGGTTACCGTTAGAGTTCCACCGGAGAGGGAAGATCCCGTATCAGATTTCCTCACAACCCTGACCGGTAGGGGCGTGTGCCTCCGGACGGAATCCGGGCTTAGCGTTATAGACGCCTTTCTGGAACCTGGTGAAAGGGAAGACCACCTGCTGCGGATCGAGAAACAGTTGAGCGACCTCGTGGAGATGAAGCTGCTTCCTGATGACTCGCGATACGAAATTGAGGAGCTTCCGGAAGAGGACTGGATGGCTGTCTTCCGGTCCCAGCACACTACCGTGCGCATTTCAGACAGGCTTGTAATTCGACCTACGTGGTGTACTCCCACCGGTGACCAGGAGGTCGTTCTTGACCCGGGATTGGCCTTCGGAACCGGGAGCCACGCCACAACCAGGATGTGCCTGGTATTACTCAATGATTGTATCGGCGACCAGGCTCCAGAACGGATGTTCGACCTGGGAACCGGGTCCGGCATATTGGCCATTGCCGGGGCCTTCCTCGGCGTTGGGGATGTCCTCGCGGTGGACATCGATTCCATGGCCGCTGTTATAGCCTGTGACAATGTTCAAAACAACAACGCTGATGATCGTGTCCGGGTGGCGGAGGGAGGCATCGAAACCGCTGAAGGTTTATACAGCATCATCACAGCCAACCTTTCCGCATCACTGCTCAAAAGGCTGGCTTCAAACATGGCTGAGCACCTTGAACCTGGCGGGATCCTGATCATCTCAGGCCTCCTGGAAGATGAGAGTGAAGAGGTTATGGAGGCGTTTACCCGGTGCGGCCTCAGGGTGGAGCGCATCATGAACGAGAAGGTGTGGGTGGCGGCCTTACTCGTTTCCCCAATTGGAAACGAGTAA
- a CDS encoding c-type cytochrome, whose translation MNRKNIVVVAFTAVVFTLGALIFHIPDAAMAESVPQGYTAADIQVGGLLYDKWFKVLDVEVSGNHPLYPSEAKKSGGDTWRCKECHGWDSIGKDGRYKKGSHFTGIDGLYSARTKSPQQLYDALTDKGSAHTINALASNSDSVWALVKFIREGQIDISSALNSDGTARGDALNGGNLYSKACAACHGKDGNKRDFDKGKEGIQGVGWLANDNPQETLHKIRWGHPGSMMPSAVADKGMSDAETIDILTFSLTLK comes from the coding sequence ATGAACAGAAAAAACATTGTGGTAGTGGCTTTCACGGCTGTGGTTTTTACCTTGGGAGCCCTGATCTTCCACATCCCAGATGCGGCCATGGCCGAATCGGTCCCCCAAGGGTATACGGCGGCGGACATCCAGGTGGGTGGGCTGCTCTATGACAAATGGTTCAAGGTCCTTGATGTCGAGGTCTCGGGTAATCACCCCCTCTACCCTTCTGAAGCCAAAAAATCCGGAGGCGATACGTGGCGCTGTAAGGAATGTCACGGCTGGGATTCCATCGGGAAGGACGGGCGCTACAAAAAAGGGTCTCATTTCACCGGGATCGATGGGCTTTACAGTGCGAGAACCAAGAGCCCTCAGCAGCTTTACGACGCCCTCACTGACAAAGGCAGTGCCCACACGATCAATGCTCTCGCATCGAACAGTGATAGCGTATGGGCTCTGGTGAAGTTTATCCGGGAAGGTCAGATCGACATCAGTTCTGCCTTAAACTCCGACGGCACTGCCAGGGGGGACGCCCTGAACGGCGGCAACCTCTACAGCAAGGCCTGTGCAGCGTGCCACGGGAAGGACGGCAACAAGAGAGACTTTGACAAGGGCAAGGAAGGCATCCAGGGTGTTGGATGGCTAGCCAATGACAACCCCCAGGAGACTCTCCACAAAATCCGCTGGGGCCACCCCGGATCGATGATGCCCTCCGCCGTGGCCGACAAGGGGATGTCCGATGCCGAAACGATCGACATTCTGACCTTCTCCCTGACACTCAAATAG
- a CDS encoding DUF523 and DUF1722 domain-containing protein, which translates to MTYKETEWIERPRVGISTCLLGENVRYDGGHKLDRFLRDTLGTFVDYVPVCPEVEAGFPTPREAFHLEGDIKRPRLVTSRTNVDHTERMENWAMERVSQLEKDNLCGFIFKSGSPSSGMERVKVKNEKGMPDKKGIGIFARIFMERFPLLPVEEEGRLHDMDLRENFIERIFTLMRWKEMVRTSPTMGKLVDFHTRHKMLILSHNQQMYREMGRFVAGGAKRPGKELYQRYAEFLMISMKYKATPRKNSNVLMHAMGYFKETLSSDEKQEMIQVIDDHRLGLTPLIVPITLLNHYVRKYDQHYLSEQVYLNPHPMELQLRNHV; encoded by the coding sequence ATGACCTATAAAGAGACTGAATGGATTGAAAGGCCGCGGGTGGGGATAAGCACCTGCCTTCTCGGAGAGAACGTTCGTTACGATGGAGGCCACAAACTGGACCGCTTCCTTCGCGACACCCTGGGAACTTTCGTGGATTACGTTCCCGTATGCCCCGAGGTGGAAGCCGGATTTCCCACCCCCAGGGAGGCGTTTCACCTGGAGGGGGATATCAAGCGGCCCCGGCTCGTCACATCCCGCACAAACGTGGACCACACTGAGCGCATGGAGAACTGGGCCATGGAACGGGTTTCCCAGTTGGAGAAGGATAACCTGTGTGGTTTTATCTTCAAGAGCGGTTCCCCGTCCAGCGGAATGGAGCGGGTCAAGGTGAAAAACGAGAAAGGGATGCCTGATAAGAAGGGCATCGGGATCTTCGCCCGCATCTTCATGGAACGCTTTCCCCTCCTGCCTGTGGAAGAGGAAGGGCGGCTGCACGACATGGACCTGAGGGAGAACTTCATTGAAAGGATCTTCACCCTCATGAGGTGGAAAGAGATGGTCCGCACCTCGCCAACCATGGGCAAGCTGGTTGATTTCCACACTCGCCACAAGATGCTCATCCTGTCTCATAACCAGCAGATGTACAGGGAAATGGGCAGGTTCGTGGCAGGCGGCGCGAAACGTCCCGGGAAAGAACTCTACCAGCGTTACGCGGAGTTCCTCATGATTTCCATGAAATACAAGGCCACGCCCCGCAAAAACAGCAACGTGCTCATGCACGCCATGGGCTACTTCAAGGAAACCCTTTCATCAGACGAGAAACAGGAGATGATCCAGGTCATCGACGACCATCGCCTCGGGCTGACACCCCTCATCGTCCCCATTACCCTGCTGAACCACTACGTGCGCAAGTACGACCAGCACTACCTCAGCGAACAGGTGTACCTGAACCCCCACCCCATGGAGCTCCAGCTCCGGAATCATGTGTGA
- a CDS encoding RDD family protein, with protein MTRTCPSCGAINHGTIFCTSCKKPLRGSLSTPSGMIGTQFTRKEQFVVRAGFFRRLAAFAIDWLTLSIIADIVRFAYRIGSGTEPGMGHLDIALFLSTVLFLLYFTLLTGEGGQTLGKMLMGIRVQLTDGSPVGYRRAFLRTLGYTVSVFFMTFLGFLWALWDKKNQAWHDKIAGTEVIKI; from the coding sequence ATGACCCGTACCTGTCCTTCCTGCGGAGCCATTAACCACGGCACAATATTTTGCACATCCTGTAAAAAGCCTTTGAGAGGCTCATTGTCCACCCCCTCCGGGATGATCGGAACGCAGTTCACCCGGAAGGAACAGTTCGTGGTCAGGGCAGGGTTCTTCCGGCGATTGGCGGCTTTTGCCATTGACTGGCTCACACTCAGTATCATCGCGGACATCGTAAGGTTCGCCTACAGGATTGGCAGCGGTACCGAGCCAGGGATGGGCCACCTGGATATCGCTCTATTCCTTTCAACTGTTCTTTTTTTACTTTACTTCACCCTCTTAACGGGGGAAGGGGGACAGACCCTGGGGAAAATGCTGATGGGGATCCGGGTCCAGCTCACAGATGGTTCCCCGGTCGGCTACAGACGCGCCTTTTTGCGGACTCTCGGCTACACCGTTTCCGTCTTCTTCATGACTTTTCTCGGTTTTCTCTGGGCCCTGTGGGATAAAAAGAATCAGGCCTGGCATGATAAGATCGCTGGAACGGAAGTAATAAAGATCTAA
- a CDS encoding ABC transporter permease gives MSEPTSTGRPIMIRKGERLLGNLSWRTVTVWYRDAKVWTKFYKASILGNLGEPLLYLLAMGWGLGRMVGNVDGIPYIQFLAPGLICSTAMYAATFECTFGSFTRMTRQNTYDAILATPVSLEDIVAGEILWGATKGLLSGTAMLLVMALFGLVTSFWSILALVLVFLIGLLFSSLSMIVTARAPSYDFFSYYFTLIIAPMFLFSGIFFPITNLPTWAQTFAWFLPLTHGVSASRALFSGKVGWVIAADLLWLFAFFAIAFTIALRSIRKRLIL, from the coding sequence GTGAGCGAACCCACTTCCACCGGCCGGCCGATCATGATCCGGAAGGGAGAAAGGCTGCTGGGCAACCTCAGCTGGCGAACTGTTACGGTGTGGTACCGGGATGCCAAGGTGTGGACCAAATTCTACAAGGCCAGCATCCTGGGCAACCTGGGGGAGCCTCTCCTGTATCTCCTTGCCATGGGCTGGGGGTTGGGCCGCATGGTGGGTAATGTTGACGGTATCCCCTACATACAGTTTCTGGCACCTGGCCTGATCTGCTCCACGGCCATGTACGCCGCCACCTTTGAGTGCACCTTCGGATCCTTCACCCGCATGACCCGTCAGAACACCTACGACGCGATCCTTGCGACCCCCGTATCCCTGGAGGATATCGTAGCGGGGGAGATCCTGTGGGGCGCCACAAAAGGTCTCCTCTCAGGCACTGCCATGCTCCTGGTCATGGCCCTGTTCGGCCTGGTAACCAGTTTCTGGTCCATCCTGGCACTGGTCCTGGTTTTCCTCATCGGGCTTCTTTTTTCATCCCTTTCCATGATCGTCACCGCCAGGGCCCCATCCTACGATTTTTTCTCCTACTACTTCACCCTTATCATCGCCCCCATGTTCCTCTTCTCGGGAATCTTTTTTCCTATCACCAATCTACCGACCTGGGCTCAGACCTTCGCCTGGTTCCTTCCCCTCACACACGGAGTGTCGGCCAGCCGCGCTCTTTTCTCCGGCAAGGTGGGGTGGGTCATCGCCGCTGACCTCCTGTGGCTGTTTGCGTTCTTCGCTATCGCTTTTACCATAGCGCTGCGGTCCATACGTAAGCGCCTTATTCTATAA
- a CDS encoding RsmE family RNA methyltransferase has product MSLHTFYIPPADIKGDTGTLTGDELRHARLTLRLGTGDAMKIVDGEGVSWNALVQSMEKEKGTLTLSDRKVEPIPSFRLTIAMGIVPGDRFDWAIQKGTELGASAFWPLITERTEVKIKGGWKRLPRLQRVVVSACKQCERSRFPVISEPLPLKELDTDLHDLSVVFWEEKTVRHLKEVTEGIDPPGSALMVIGPVGGLTVDEVELLKDKGFTVAGMGSRVLRTETAVTAGAALLQYLWGDM; this is encoded by the coding sequence ATGTCCTTACATACTTTCTACATTCCTCCCGCTGACATCAAAGGGGATACCGGTACCCTCACCGGCGATGAACTGCGGCACGCCCGCTTGACTCTCCGACTGGGTACCGGAGACGCGATGAAGATCGTGGATGGTGAGGGAGTCTCATGGAACGCCCTGGTCCAGTCTATGGAGAAAGAGAAGGGTACCCTCACACTTTCGGACAGGAAAGTTGAGCCCATCCCTTCATTCAGGCTTACCATTGCCATGGGGATCGTACCGGGTGACCGTTTCGATTGGGCGATACAGAAGGGCACTGAGCTTGGCGCTTCAGCCTTCTGGCCGCTGATCACCGAAAGGACCGAAGTGAAGATCAAGGGGGGGTGGAAAAGGCTCCCCAGACTCCAGCGTGTTGTTGTCTCAGCCTGCAAACAGTGTGAACGGTCCCGCTTCCCCGTCATTTCCGAGCCGTTACCATTAAAAGAGCTTGATACCGACCTTCACGACCTTTCAGTGGTCTTCTGGGAAGAAAAAACTGTCAGGCATCTGAAAGAGGTGACGGAGGGGATCGATCCTCCTGGATCCGCTCTTATGGTCATAGGTCCCGTGGGCGGCCTGACCGTCGATGAGGTGGAGCTGCTCAAGGATAAAGGGTTTACGGTTGCCGGGATGGGTTCCAGAGTCCTTCGCACGGAAACCGCTGTCACTGCCGGTGCCGCCTTGCTTCAGTATCTGTGGGGAGACATGTAA